The Marivirga salinae DNA window TGAAATTGTATTACCAGTTTTTAAATATATCCCACTTTTTAAAGTGCTGATTAAAAGTTGATTATTGTTAATTTCAAGAATGCCACTAATGGTCATGTTTTTAAATAAATCACCAAACTCAGCTTGTTTTACATTGCCATTTTCCATTATAGATAATCCGCTCCCTGATTGGTTTAGGTAGAGTTGATTATTGACAAGGAAAAAGTTATCAGGATCAGTTTCCGGATCCACTATATCTAATAATTCCCCTGATATATTGAAAATAAAAATATCGTCAAAAGTGCAGAATAATAGTCTGTCATTCTTTTTAAAAACTCTCCATGCTTCATCAAAATTTCTATTTTCACCAGGGATGCTGTCGGCTAAACTGACAAAAGCTAATTTGCCTAATTCATTCGGTACATAATATCCAAAATCTCCTTGGGCTGCTATGTAAATTTTGCCATCAGTATCTACGAAAACATCTCTACATTTGGTACCACTTTCTAAAGAGTATTTATTCCAATTAGTCCCATCAAATTCTAGTAGTCCAAAATTATTGGCCACATACAGAAGTCCATTTTGGCTTTGGGTTATTTTCCAATTTTGAATTCCACCATGATAATCCTGACTGGAGTAGTATTTATAGAATGGGTAACCAATAAACTGGCCATAACTGATATTTCCCACTAGAAATAGACCGATTATTATAAATAGTGTCTTAATCCTCCTTTTCATTCCTTTGATGTTAATTAGTTACAATTTAGTAAAATATGGTAAGATTGTAGTAATACGGGTGAAAATAGTGTAGAAAAAAACCAGACATATGTAGTAACTATAAATAGCCTCTATTTTACTTAAATGCTATTTTATTCATCTAAATGATGAGGTTTTGAGAAATTGATTATAAGGTGTTGATGTATTTATGATGTATGCTTAGAATTTGTATATTTTTTTAAATAATGGTCATTTGGATTATGCTTTTGTTAAGGAAGCGGTAAAAAAAATAATTGAATAATAACTAATGACTATGAAGCACATTTTAACCTTATTTTTATTAGTCCTATACAGTTTTATTAGTATAGCACAGGACAGAACAGTATCCGGTACGGTTACTGATGAAAATGATCAGCCTTTACCAGGGGTAAACATTATGATAATGGGTACAGCAGATGGTACAATTACTGACGTTGATGGGAATTTTAAATTAAGCGTTAATCAAGACGCTGTTTTAAGATTTAGTTTTATTGGATACAATCCAGAAGAAGTACAAGTTAATGGGAGATCAGTAATTGATATTCAAATGGTGCCAAATTTCGAAGCTTTAAGTGAGATTGTGGTTGTTGGTTACGGAAGTACTACCAAAAAGGAATTGACAGGTGCAACCGCTCAAGTTGATGGTGATAAAATCGAAGAGAGAAATGTACCTAGAGTTGATCAGGCATTACAAGGTCAGTTAGCTGGTGTTAATGTATCTACCAATTCTGGTGCACCTGGAGGCTCCTCTAACATTAATATTAGAGGGATTTCAACTAATGGAAATAATTCACCATTAATTATTGTAGATGGTATTATTTACGAATCGGATGGTTTGAATGCCTTAAATCCAAACGATATAGAGTCCATTAATGTTTTAAAAGATGGTACAGCAGGAATTTATGGTGTAAGGGCTGCCAATGGTGTAGTTATTATTGAAACGAAAAAAGGGAAAAAGAATACGAAACCTTCTTTAAATTTTAGTGGATACTATGGTGTTCAAAGAACAGCAAAGAAATTAGATTTATTGAATGCAACGGAATACGCTACACTTAAAAATGAAGCCTTCGTAGCTGGTAACCAGACACCTCCTTTCAACAATACTAATTTGGGCGAGGGAACCGATTGGCAAGATTTAGTTTTTCAAGATGCTCCTATTCAGAACTATAATTTAAGTGTGAGCGGGGGTACTGAGAAAACCACTTATAATATCGGTGGTTCTTATTTCGGTCAGGAAGGAATAGTGGGAGGTGATAAAGCCTTCTTTGAGCGTTATAATGCTAGAGTAAATTTCACTACCGAAATACTCCCTAAATTGAAATTGACTAATGTTTTATTATACACAAATGAATTTAGTAAAAGTATTCCTCAAGGGGGAATTGGTTCAGTTTTGTATAATGCCACAAATGCTTATCCAACAGAACCATTAAGAACAGATGGAAGATATTCTTATTTGAATAATGTGGCAGATATCATCAATCCTATAGCTCAATTAGAAAATACACATAACGAAACCATGGTAAATAAACTTGTTGGAAAACAAGAACTTACTTATGATATAACTGAAAACTTATCGGCTAATGCTAGAATTGCCTATACTTACGCTTTAGTAGACTCGAAAGTCTTTAATCCGTTAGTATGGTATGGAGCTGGTAAAAGTCAAAACAGCGCATTAAATGCCGATTTAGATCCTACTACCACCACAATAGGTGATCCAGTAGGTGGGATTATTGTGGAGCGAGGTGCAAATGTTTACGAGGAAAGAACTTCTTATCTAGACTATCTTTTTGAAGGCTTTGTTAATTATAAGACAACAATTGGAGATCTTCATAATATTAAATCAACAGCTGGTTTATCATTGAACGAAACTTCTTTCCAGTCTCTATCCGGAACAGCATTTAATATTCCTAACAACGCTGTGAATCTTGCTGATATTTCCACTAACCAAGCAGTAGGAGGTTATTTGAATCAAGTTAATTCAGATCAAAATGTTGATAGGTTAAACTCATTTTTCTTAAGGGGTGAGTATGATTATGCTAAAAGATATTTGTTCTCAGGTATTATTAGACGAGATGGTTCAACCAGATTTGGTGCTAATAATAGATTTGGTTATTTCGGTTCACTTTCTGGAGCATGGGTTTTATCTGATGAAAGCTTCTTTAATGTAGATGCCATCGAATTTGCTAAATTAAGATTAAGTCATGGCTGGTCAGGAAACGATAGAATTGATTCTTATGTGTATAGGGCAAATTTAGGTGGTGAAGCTCAATATGTTTTTGACAATACAATTGTTAATGGAGTAGCAATTGGCATAGCACCTAATCCAAGTTTGCAATGGGAATCTACTCAGCAAACAAATATTGGTTTAGATTTATCTCTTTTCAAAAGCCTAGATATTGGAGCTAACTATTTCATTAAAACCACAGACAATCTTTTAATTCAAGCGCAGGCTTCAGCAATTTTAGGAACTTATGGAGCTGGAAGTTTTCCTCCATTTGTAAATGCTGGAACTGTCCAAAACAAAGGTGTTGAGCTGGATTTCAATTATGAATTGAGACCTTCAGACGACTTCAGCTTGAATATAAATTACAATTTCACATATCTTCAAAATGAAGTGACTAGTCTTCCTGCGGGAACTGATTTCATTCCAGGGGTAGGATTTAGTGTTGGTGGTAATACTGCTACAAGATTTGAAGCAGGTTATCCTGTCGGTTATTTCATCGGTTTAGAGACAGATGGTATATGGCAAACGGAAGAAGAAATTGCTTCTAGCTCCGTTGTTCAGCCTGATGCTCAGCCTGGAGATTTGAGATATGTTGACCAAAATGGTGATGGAGTGATTAGTTTTGGTGATGATACAGATAGAACAATCATTGGTTCTCCTAATCCTGATTTCATTATGGGGTTAAATTTGAACGCTAAGTATAAGGGATTTGATCTGACTGCAAATATTACCTCATTAATTGGAAATGAAATCATAAGAAATTATGAAAGACAGCAACCTTATGCTAATCAATTAGCTTATAACATCAACAGATGGACTGGTGAAGGATCTACAAATGAGTATCCAAGATTAACTACTGGAGCAACAAGAAATACTGAGTTTTCAGATTTTTACGTGGAAGATGGCTCATTTGCTAGAGTGAGAAATATTCAAATTGGGTACAATTTACCAAAGAGTATATGTGAAAATATGAATATGACTAGTATGCGTATTTACATTGGATCTATTAATCCTTTCACACTGACAAAGTATATGGGATATGACCCGGACATTAGCTCTACAAATCCTTTAGCAAGAGGTGTTGATTATGGTCAATATCCTCAAGCAAAATCATTGATGGGTGGTTTTAATATTAAATTTTAAATAACGATACCATGAGATTATATAATAAAATATTTACTTTTTTTATACTGCTATCTGGCGGTGTAATCTTGAATTCTTGCGATGATAGGCTTGAATTGGATCCCTTGTATGCACAAGATGCTGATTCTTATTTTAATACACAGGAAGATTATCAGCGTGCATTAATTGGAGCATATGATTTGATGCAAACTTCATACTTAAATCTTTGGATAGGTGAAATTGCATCTGATAATGCTATTGCAGGCGGTGAAAGTGTTAATGATACTCAAGGATTACATGAGATTGAATCTATGAATCATAATGCTGTAAATAGTGAACTAAGAAGTGTTTTTCAGTTTAACTATGCAGGAATAACAAGGACAAATTATTTATTTATCAATCAAGATAATATTGATTTTCCTGGTAAAGAAGTTCTATTTGGTGAAGCACATTTCCTTAGAGCTTATTATTACTTTCAGTTGGTGAAGTATTTTGGAGATGTTCCTTTAATTATCGATAAATTCTTAGGAGCAGATGAAGTTAATTCAATTGGTAGAACACCAGCTCAAGAAGTTTATGCACAAATTGAATCTGATTTATTACAGGCTGCTGAAAGTTTAGAATGGACAGTTGAAGTTGAAGGGAAGGTTACCAAAGGTGCAGCTTTAGGTCTATTAGGTAGAGTATATTTATATCAAGATAAATTTGAAGAGGCTTCCGAAGTATTAGATCAAATAATCATGGAAGGACCATATAGTTTGATTGAATCCACTACAAGCGAAGAATATGCAGATTTATTCAGTGTAAATCAAGAGGGTAATTCTGAATCAGTTTTTGAAATTCAATACTCTGGTCAAGAGGGTGGTGCCTATGGTTGTTTAGTTTGCTTAGAGGGGTTTGCAGCAGTAGGGTTTCAAGGTATTAGACAGTATGAAGGCCCTGAATATGGAGATGGTAATAGCTACAATCTTCCTACACAGGATTTATATGATGCCTATGCTGTGGGTGATATAAGAAGAGACGGATCAGTTTTAAATTTAGATGCGTTTATAGATGCTCAGCCAAATTCTGCTGATATTTCTTATGCAATTGGTGGCGGTGGTCATACTGGCTTTTATAATAATAAGTATATCAAAAGACTAGATGAATTAGGATTGCCAGATAACGATTTGACTAGTCCAGTTAATTACCGATTAATCAGACTTGCAGATGTTTATTTAATGGCTGCTGAAGCATTTAACAGAAAAGCGAGTCCAAATGATGCAAAAGCATTGGGGTATCTTAATGATGTGAGAGAGAGAGTAGGTATGCCTGCTTTGAGTTTATCAGGAGGTCAATTAACTGAAGCGATTTGGAATGAGAGAAGATTGGAGCTTTCAGGAGAAGGTTTTAGATTCTGGGATTTAGTGAGAACTGGAAGAGCTTCTGACGAAATAGAAGGTTTTACACCTGATAAAAATGAATTATTCCCAATTCCTCAAATAGAGATTGATCTTGCAGGTGGAAATTGGACTCAGAATCCTAATTATTAATCAAGATTTAATTAAACAATTATGAGAAAATATATTTTCAATTTATTCATACTCTCATTACTAATAGGTTTTACTTCCTGTAATGAGGAGTTTGTGCTTGAAGAAGCACCTGCACCAGCAGAAGCGAATTTTGAAGTAAACCCATCTTCAAAGGGCGAAAATTACGTTGTATTATCAAATCCATCTGATGGATTTATAAAAAAATGGGATTTTGGAAATGGAGCAAGCGCAGAAGGAAGTGAAGTAGAAGCTTATTTCCCTTTTGAAGGAGAATATGAAGTTACGCTCACAGTTTATTCAAAAGGAGGTTCTGTAAGTTCATCTGAAACAATCTCAATAGCTAATACTGACCCAACGATATGTAATGTTGAATTTTTAGAATTACTGACTGGAGGTTGTGATCAAACAGAGGGTAAAACTTGGGTGATTGATGCTGAACGTTCTGGTCATTTTGGAGTAGGACCTCCTAATGCTGCTGGACCGGATTATTATGCTGCTGGAGCGAATGAAAAAGCTGGTGGTGGTTTATATAATGATGAGTATACATTTATTTTAAATAATTACCAATACATTCAAGAAACAAACGGTGATGTTTATTTAAACCCAGCACAAGAAGGGAATTTTCCGGGTGCATTTGAACCAGAGGTTGGTGATAGAACAGCACCTTATGAAGCACCAGAAAACATTAACTATTCTATTTCTGAAGATGAAGAAGGTAATCCTGTAATTAGCTTTAATAACAATGGATTCATAGGGTATAATACTGGCGTAAATACTTATACTATTCTATCTATTTCTGAAAATGAAATGTTTATTCGTTTCAATGATGCTTCCACACCTGACTTATCATGGTTTCACAGATTAATTAGAAAAGGGTATGCACCTATTGCAGCAAGTTTTACGGTAGAAACCACTGAACTTACAGCTACATTCACAAATACTTCCTTAAATGCTGAAACTTATTTATGGGAATTTGGTGATGGTGCTACGAGTGCTGAAGAAAACCCTTCACATACTTATGCAGAGGAAGGTACTTATGAGGTAACCTTAACTGCAACTGGTCCAGGACAGTCAGCAACAGTAACCCAGGAAGTCTCTGTTTCAGCTGCACCTAAAGTATTGCCTTTTACTTTTGAAGAAAACAATACTCAATTTGGTACTTTTGGCGGAACAGTTTTTAATGTAGTAGACAATCCTGATCCATCTGGAGTAAATACTTCTTCTCGTGTTGGAGAATTCCAAAAAGGAACTGAATTTTCTTTTGCTGGATTAGCTATATTATTAGATGAACCAGTTGATTTTTCTGAAAATACTACTTTATCAATGAAAATTTGGTCTCCAGTAGCTACTAATGCTATTTTAAAAATGGAGGTAGCAGGTGATCCAAATACATTTACTGAACAGAATGTTAATATCCCTGTAGCAAATGAATGGGTTGAATTAACTTTTGATTTCTCAGGAGCTCAAAATAATCTGCAAAATCTTGTAATATTTGCTGATACGGATAATAATAATGGTGGTACTTTCTATATAGATGATATAGGCTTTGCAACTGAATCAGCTAATGAAATTACTTTAGATTTATTAACTGGAGAAGATCAAAAGGCTTGGAAATTAAAAGAAGGCCCTGGCGCTTTTGGTGTAGGTCCAGAAAAAGGTAGCGATGCATATTTCCCTAATGGAGCAGATATTTCTGGCGATAGACCATGTTTGTTTAATGATGAGTTCATTTTCAAAACAGGTGGGCAATATGAATATAATGCCAATGGTGATATTTATGCTGAAACATATATGGGAATAGATGAAGGTTGTACAGATGATACAGCACTTGACGGAACAGATGCTGAAGCATGGGGACCCGGTAAACATTCGTTTTCATTAACTCCAGCTACTGAAACTGAGCCTGCTTTCATTACAGTTAGAGGTACTGGTGCATTTATCGCTTTACCAAAAGCCTATAATGGAGGAGAATATACAGCTGCACCGCCTAATATGGATGCGGCTGTTACTTATGAAGTATTTGATTATACTAAGGATGCCTCAGGTGAGACTTTATCAATTGGAATTGATGTTGCTGGGGACGGATCAGTATGGTGGAATTTTGTTTTAGTTCCTGCA harbors:
- a CDS encoding PKD domain-containing protein; the protein is MRKYIFNLFILSLLIGFTSCNEEFVLEEAPAPAEANFEVNPSSKGENYVVLSNPSDGFIKKWDFGNGASAEGSEVEAYFPFEGEYEVTLTVYSKGGSVSSSETISIANTDPTICNVEFLELLTGGCDQTEGKTWVIDAERSGHFGVGPPNAAGPDYYAAGANEKAGGGLYNDEYTFILNNYQYIQETNGDVYLNPAQEGNFPGAFEPEVGDRTAPYEAPENINYSISEDEEGNPVISFNNNGFIGYNTGVNTYTILSISENEMFIRFNDASTPDLSWFHRLIRKGYAPIAASFTVETTELTATFTNTSLNAETYLWEFGDGATSAEENPSHTYAEEGTYEVTLTATGPGQSATVTQEVSVSAAPKVLPFTFEENNTQFGTFGGTVFNVVDNPDPSGVNTSSRVGEFQKGTEFSFAGLAILLDEPVDFSENTTLSMKIWSPVATNAILKMEVAGDPNTFTEQNVNIPVANEWVELTFDFSGAQNNLQNLVIFADTDNNNGGTFYIDDIGFATESANEITLDLLTGEDQKAWKLKEGPGAFGVGPEKGSDAYFPNGADISGDRPCLFNDEFIFKTGGQYEYNANGDIYAETYMGIDEGCTDDTALDGTDAEAWGPGKHSFSLTPATETEPAFITVRGTGAFIALPKAYNGGEYTAAPPNMDAAVTYEVFDYTKDASGETLSIGIDVAGDGSVWWNFVLVPAN
- a CDS encoding RagB/SusD family nutrient uptake outer membrane protein is translated as MRLYNKIFTFFILLSGGVILNSCDDRLELDPLYAQDADSYFNTQEDYQRALIGAYDLMQTSYLNLWIGEIASDNAIAGGESVNDTQGLHEIESMNHNAVNSELRSVFQFNYAGITRTNYLFINQDNIDFPGKEVLFGEAHFLRAYYYFQLVKYFGDVPLIIDKFLGADEVNSIGRTPAQEVYAQIESDLLQAAESLEWTVEVEGKVTKGAALGLLGRVYLYQDKFEEASEVLDQIIMEGPYSLIESTTSEEYADLFSVNQEGNSESVFEIQYSGQEGGAYGCLVCLEGFAAVGFQGIRQYEGPEYGDGNSYNLPTQDLYDAYAVGDIRRDGSVLNLDAFIDAQPNSADISYAIGGGGHTGFYNNKYIKRLDELGLPDNDLTSPVNYRLIRLADVYLMAAEAFNRKASPNDAKALGYLNDVRERVGMPALSLSGGQLTEAIWNERRLELSGEGFRFWDLVRTGRASDEIEGFTPDKNELFPIPQIEIDLAGGNWTQNPNY
- a CDS encoding SusC/RagA family TonB-linked outer membrane protein, which translates into the protein MKHILTLFLLVLYSFISIAQDRTVSGTVTDENDQPLPGVNIMIMGTADGTITDVDGNFKLSVNQDAVLRFSFIGYNPEEVQVNGRSVIDIQMVPNFEALSEIVVVGYGSTTKKELTGATAQVDGDKIEERNVPRVDQALQGQLAGVNVSTNSGAPGGSSNINIRGISTNGNNSPLIIVDGIIYESDGLNALNPNDIESINVLKDGTAGIYGVRAANGVVIIETKKGKKNTKPSLNFSGYYGVQRTAKKLDLLNATEYATLKNEAFVAGNQTPPFNNTNLGEGTDWQDLVFQDAPIQNYNLSVSGGTEKTTYNIGGSYFGQEGIVGGDKAFFERYNARVNFTTEILPKLKLTNVLLYTNEFSKSIPQGGIGSVLYNATNAYPTEPLRTDGRYSYLNNVADIINPIAQLENTHNETMVNKLVGKQELTYDITENLSANARIAYTYALVDSKVFNPLVWYGAGKSQNSALNADLDPTTTTIGDPVGGIIVERGANVYEERTSYLDYLFEGFVNYKTTIGDLHNIKSTAGLSLNETSFQSLSGTAFNIPNNAVNLADISTNQAVGGYLNQVNSDQNVDRLNSFFLRGEYDYAKRYLFSGIIRRDGSTRFGANNRFGYFGSLSGAWVLSDESFFNVDAIEFAKLRLSHGWSGNDRIDSYVYRANLGGEAQYVFDNTIVNGVAIGIAPNPSLQWESTQQTNIGLDLSLFKSLDIGANYFIKTTDNLLIQAQASAILGTYGAGSFPPFVNAGTVQNKGVELDFNYELRPSDDFSLNINYNFTYLQNEVTSLPAGTDFIPGVGFSVGGNTATRFEAGYPVGYFIGLETDGIWQTEEEIASSSVVQPDAQPGDLRYVDQNGDGVISFGDDTDRTIIGSPNPDFIMGLNLNAKYKGFDLTANITSLIGNEIIRNYERQQPYANQLAYNINRWTGEGSTNEYPRLTTGATRNTEFSDFYVEDGSFARVRNIQIGYNLPKSICENMNMTSMRIYIGSINPFTLTKYMGYDPDISSTNPLARGVDYGQYPQAKSLMGGFNIKF